GCCAGGCAGGCGCGCATGTTCTGCACCACCGCCTCGGGCGCGGTAAAGTCGATCACCACGTCGAAGCCCGCCACGAACGGCGGCGTCAGCGCCGCGGCGTCCTTGTTCTCCTTGGCGTCGAGCACGTGTACGCCGTGCCCGCGCTCGGCCGCCACATCCGCCACCAGCTTGCCTGTCTTGCCGTGCCCCAGTACCAGAACGCGCATTCCACCCTCTTTCAATACCAGCTTATCGGCGGCCGACTCCATCGAATCCGTCTGGATCTGTCGACGGCCGCCGAACAGACAGCCTACACCTTCGCCATTCGCGCTGTCGCATCGAACACAGCTTCATCAGGATCGGAGAAGAACTCCTGATGCAGAGAGCGCACCGCCTCCTCTACATCTTCCTCGTCGATCATGAAACTCATGTTGATCTCGCTGGCTCCCTGCGAGATCATCCGGACATTGATATCGCGCACCGCACCGAAGACCCGGGCGGCGATACCGTTGTGTCCGCGAATATCCTCGCCCACCAGGCAGACCAGCGCCTTGCGGCCCTCATACTTCACGTCGGCGATCTTGCCCAGCTCCGCGCAGATGGCCGGAAGCTGCTCGTTCGAGTCCACCGTCACCGAGATGCTCACCTCGCTGGTCGAGACCATGTCGATGGCGCAGTGGTACTTATCGAAGACGTCGAAGACAGCCTTCAGATAGCCGTGTGACATCAGCATACGGCTCGCGACCACATCCACAATCGTCAGCCGCTTCTTTACCGCGATGCTCTTGAGCGGGCTGGCGCACTTGGGCGCGATCGGCGTGATCTTGGTGCCTTCGTTGGAGGGGTTGCGCGAGTTGAGAACATACACCGGAATGCTCTTCTGCACCGCCGGAAGAATGGTCGCCGGATGCAGCACCTTGGCTCCGAAGTAGGCAAGCTCGGCGGCCTCTTCGAAGCTGATCGTCTTCACCCGCAACGCGTCGGGACAGATGCGCGGATCGGTCGTCATGATGCCGTTCACGTCCGTCCAGATCTCGATGGCACCGGCATACAGCCCGCCGCCGACGAGGGCCGCGGTGTAGTCGCTGCCGCCGCGTCCCAGCGTGGTGGTGACGCCCTGCTCGTTGGCTCCGATGAAGCCGCCCATCACGGGGACCGCGCGGGCTTCCACGAGAGGCAGTACGTGTTCTAACAGCTTGGCCTCGATGATCTCTTCGAGTGGCGCGGCCTTGCCGAAGTGCGAGTCGGTGATGATGCAGGTGCGGGCGTCGACGTGCGCGCCCGAGAGGCCGCGATGCTCGAAGGCGCGCGCGACCATGATGCTGGAGAGGCGCTCGCCGAAGCTGACGACGAGGTCCGTGCTCCGCTCGGTCAGCTCTCCCACTGCGGCGATTCCGCGCAGCAGGTCGTCAAGCGCGTCGAACTGGCGATGCAGGAAGTGCGCCAGCTCCGCGATCTCGCGGCCGACGATCTGGTCCGCCGTGTCGAGGTGCCGCTTGCGCAGCTTGAACGAGATGGCCACCGCGCCGTCACGGTCGCCGCCTCCGGCTGTGGCGGCAGCGGCCAGCAACTGGTCCGTCACCTTCGCCATGGCCGAGACCACCACGATGGGCTGCAAGCCCTGATCGCGCCGCCCCTTCACGATGCCGACGGTGCGCTTGATCGCCTCTGCATCCTCCACCGAGGTGCCGCCGAACTTCATTACAACAATCTTGGGCCTGGGTTCCGACACCGCTGCGCTCATGCCGTCACCAGCCCTGCTGCCGCTCCCTTGGGGGCGTCGAGCTTGCCCAGCATGGCCAGGATCTCCGCGTTCAACAAGGCTGCTCCAGCGGCTCCGCGAATCGTATTGTGCGAGAGCACCACGAACTTCCAGTCCAGCAGGTTACACGGACGCAGGCGTCCCACGGTGGACGCCATGCCGCGTCCACGCATACGGTCCAGGCGCGGCTGCGGACGATCTTCCGCAGCGTCATACTCCACCGGCTGGTCCGGGGCCGAGGGCAGGTCCTGCCCCTCGTGAATCCCGCGCAGCGGCGAGAACTCCGCCCAGGCCGCGAGAATCTCCTCGCGGGTCGCGGGCTTGCGGAACTTGATGCTGACGCACTCGGTGTGGCCATCTTCCACGGCCACGCGGTTGCAGTGCGCGCTCACCTTTACGTCGAGCATCTCGACATGGTCGCCGCGCACCGCGCCCAGCAGCTTCGCAACTTCTTCTTGCAGCTTCTCTTCTTCGTTCTTGATGAACGGGACGACGTTGCCGAGAATGTCCAGCGAGGCGACGCCGGGGTAGCCCGCGCCGCTGATGGCCTGCATCGTGCTCACGAAGAGGCTCTCGATGCCGAAGCGTTCCTCAAGAGGCTTCAGTGCCAGCACCAGGCCGATGGCCGAGCAGTTGGGGTTCGTCACCATGAACCCGCCCGACTCCTTGCGCCAGCTCTGCCCGTCGATCATGCCCAGGTGGTCGGCGTTAACCTCCGGCACGACCAGCGGCACATCGCTCGTCATGCGGAAGGCGCTCGAGTTCGAGATGACGGCGCAGCCTGCTGCCGCGAACTTCGGCTCCAGCTCGAGGGCCACGCTTGAATCCAGCGCCGCGAAGATGATCTTCGGCAGCTCGCCCGAAGGCGTGCCCTCGGGCACGTTCGGCATCAGGGTCATGGCTGCGATCTTCGCCGGAATCGGCGTATCCAGCTTCCACCGGCAAGCCTCGGCGTAGGTCTTGCCTGCGCTGCGGTCGCTCGCCGCCAACCATGCAACTTCGAACCACGGGTGGTCCGCCAACATCTGAATAAACCGTTGCCCGACCATGCCGGTCGCGCCCAGAATCCCAACTTTGCGTCGTTCCATGATCCCTCTAGGATACAGCAACCTTTGGTCCGGAGTGCGCATCCGGGCACCATGCCCACGGCGAAAACCTACGAACCAACAGCTTTTTTAAGCATAGTCACCCGCAGATAAAGACGGCATAAGTACTTCGGCACTTCGTGCGGTTCTCGGGGCTGCATGGGAGGGATCATGTTTTGAGGGCCTCCCGCTGGCTGGCAGCGAGCATCTTTTGATTCCGACCAACGGGAAGACACCATGCGAAGCTATAAAAAGGCGCGCAAACACCGCCCCGCTCGTAGCGGGCTCGTCCGGCAGGACAGTGTTTTTAGAGGCTGTTCGAGCGCCAGCGTTGCGTGTGATAGCTGCCCGACCCGCCCCAAACCATCAGCGCAACGATGGCGTGGATGAGGAACCACATCGTCAACCCCTGATCGCGATAGATGAGCACCAGGATCAACACGCGCGGCAGCAGCAGCGCCAGGATCGGCGAGAGCAGCGAGTCCAGATGAAACCGCACCAGGTCGCGGTCGAACCAGGCGATGATGAGCGCGATGCGCGGCAGAAACAGCGAGAAGACCAGAAACCAAAGCGGCAGTGCGTGAACCGCAAGGGAGTTGACGTCGAGAAGATGGTTGCTCATGGTCGTGTTGGTCCTTCCAGCATAGGTGTTGCTGTAGGTGCGATGTGCGGCCAGCCCGGATGGTTGTTAGGCCCTGTCGTTACTTACTGAAAGCAAAGTCAGCCTTGGCTTCACCCTTGGCCGTTACGGTCACGGTCAGTGTCTGCTCGCCCAGCTTCTCGTGTACCGCGCCCAGCGTGTACGTGCCTGCAGGCAATCCCGCAATGCTGAAGTTCCCCTTCGCATCGCTCACCGCGAAGAACGGCGTCTGCGACACGTTGATAAACGCATTCATCCACGGATGATTGTTGCAGCGCACCGGGATCATCAGCTCCGGCACCTTGAACTGCTTGCTCTTCGGAGTGCCCTTCGGACTCTGCGATACATCCACCGTCTCATTGCCGACCACCGTGGGCATCGTATGGATGTTGTGCATCGTCACATCCGAGTTGTGAAACTCGACCGAGCCGCCCCGCACTACGCCCACCACGTGCGGCTCGTACTGGCAGCCCTTCTGGTCCATCACCACCGGCGCGCTCATGCTGCTGCCGATGGCCATCGCCGCCGCCGGACCGCTCTTCACATACACGAAGACGTTCGCCAGCTTGCCCTCGTGGACCACATACTGCTCCGAGAACATATCCCCGCCACCGCTCATGCCGCACGCCGGGTCCATGCTCGTGTCGATCCTGACCGGAGCAGGAGCCTTGCCGTTGAAGTGGATCGTTCCGCTCACCGCGCCCAGCGTAGCCGGGTCCAGCTTCACGGTGGGCGCTGCCGGGGAGTAAGCCTCGGATCGCGGCGCAGCGCCACTCTCCGAGGTGCTCTTCACCGCGGTATCCGGCTTACATCCAGCCAGAGCCAACACCGCAAAACCAGCCAGCAGAACGATCTTCTTCAACGCAAAGCTCCCTTTATAAAGACCTGTCCCGCCGGACGGGCCCGCTACGCGCGGGGCGGGCGTTCACGCGCCTTTTTACTGCTTCGCATGGTCCTCCCGTTGGTCGGAAACAAAAGATGCTCGCTGCCGACCAACGGAAGGCCCCATGCTTTTTACTTACCCATACCGCCCCGAGAACGGTACGAAGTACTAGCCGATTGCCGCGATGACCGCATCCGCAAAGGCCTTGGTGCCACTGTTGCCGCCGACATCCTTCGTCAGCGTCTTACCTTCGGCGTATACCGTCTCAAGCGCGGTTTGCACCTTCTCGGCCGTCGCAGGCTCGTCGATGTGGTGCAGCATCAGCACCGCCGACTGCAACAGCGCCGTCGGGTTCGCCTTATCCTGGCCCGCGATATCCGGAGCCGATCCATGCACAGCCTCGAAGATCGCGCACTCCAGCCCGATGTTCGCTCCCGGAACCAGACCCAGCCCGCCCACGAACGCCGAGCACAGGTCGCTCAGGATATCGCCGTACAGGTTCTCGGTCAGGATGATGTCGTACTGATAAGGGTTCAGCACCAGTTGCATACAGGTGTTGTCCACGATGTGCTCGGCATAGGTCACCTCGGGAAATCCGGCGGCAACCTCCTGGCAGCACTTCAGGAACAGGCCATCCGACAGCTTCATGATGTTGGCTTTGTGGATGGCGTGAATCTTCTTGCGCCCATGCTTCTTCGCGTAGTCGAAGGCCGCCTTCGCGATCCGCGTCGAGCCCTTGCGCGTGATGATCTTCAGGCTCTGCGCCACGTCCGGCTGCACCATCACCTCGAGTCCCGCGTACAGATCCTCGGTGTTCT
This is a stretch of genomic DNA from Granulicella sp. WH15. It encodes these proteins:
- a CDS encoding carboxypeptidase regulatory-like domain-containing protein: MKKIVLLAGFAVLALAGCKPDTAVKSTSESGAAPRSEAYSPAAPTVKLDPATLGAVSGTIHFNGKAPAPVRIDTSMDPACGMSGGGDMFSEQYVVHEGKLANVFVYVKSGPAAAMAIGSSMSAPVVMDQKGCQYEPHVVGVVRGGSVEFHNSDVTMHNIHTMPTVVGNETVDVSQSPKGTPKSKQFKVPELMIPVRCNNHPWMNAFINVSQTPFFAVSDAKGNFSIAGLPAGTYTLGAVHEKLGEQTLTVTVTAKGEAKADFAFSK
- the lysC gene encoding lysine-sensitive aspartokinase 3; this encodes MSAAVSEPRPKIVVMKFGGTSVEDAEAIKRTVGIVKGRRDQGLQPIVVVSAMAKVTDQLLAAAATAGGGDRDGAVAISFKLRKRHLDTADQIVGREIAELAHFLHRQFDALDDLLRGIAAVGELTERSTDLVVSFGERLSSIMVARAFEHRGLSGAHVDARTCIITDSHFGKAAPLEEIIEAKLLEHVLPLVEARAVPVMGGFIGANEQGVTTTLGRGGSDYTAALVGGGLYAGAIEIWTDVNGIMTTDPRICPDALRVKTISFEEAAELAYFGAKVLHPATILPAVQKSIPVYVLNSRNPSNEGTKITPIAPKCASPLKSIAVKKRLTIVDVVASRMLMSHGYLKAVFDVFDKYHCAIDMVSTSEVSISVTVDSNEQLPAICAELGKIADVKYEGRKALVCLVGEDIRGHNGIAARVFGAVRDINVRMISQGASEINMSFMIDEEDVEEAVRSLHQEFFSDPDEAVFDATARMAKV
- the asd gene encoding aspartate-semialdehyde dehydrogenase, which gives rise to MERRKVGILGATGMVGQRFIQMLADHPWFEVAWLAASDRSAGKTYAEACRWKLDTPIPAKIAAMTLMPNVPEGTPSGELPKIIFAALDSSVALELEPKFAAAGCAVISNSSAFRMTSDVPLVVPEVNADHLGMIDGQSWRKESGGFMVTNPNCSAIGLVLALKPLEERFGIESLFVSTMQAISGAGYPGVASLDILGNVVPFIKNEEEKLQEEVAKLLGAVRGDHVEMLDVKVSAHCNRVAVEDGHTECVSIKFRKPATREEILAAWAEFSPLRGIHEGQDLPSAPDQPVEYDAAEDRPQPRLDRMRGRGMASTVGRLRPCNLLDWKFVVLSHNTIRGAAGAALLNAEILAMLGKLDAPKGAAAGLVTA
- a CDS encoding isocitrate/isopropylmalate family dehydrogenase, whose protein sequence is MSEAHKITLIPGDGIGPEVSSAVVSILEAAGKKTGCSFDWHRYDAGADAFAKTGEYIPKALYESIEQNRVALKGPVTTPIGGGFSSINVTLRKKFDLFSNFRPVKSLPGLKTNYPNIDLIIFRENTEDLYAGLEVMVQPDVAQSLKIITRKGSTRIAKAAFDYAKKHGRKKIHAIHKANIMKLSDGLFLKCCQEVAAGFPEVTYAEHIVDNTCMQLVLNPYQYDIILTENLYGDILSDLCSAFVGGLGLVPGANIGLECAIFEAVHGSAPDIAGQDKANPTALLQSAVLMLHHIDEPATAEKVQTALETVYAEGKTLTKDVGGNSGTKAFADAVIAAIG